The sequence below is a genomic window from Draconibacterium halophilum.
CTCATAATAATCTCCATTTTTATTTATTAATTACAGTTAAATAATCCTACAATTACGATTACCAACTTACCCAAACAAGAACCATTAACAAGTTTCATATACCGCTAATAACACAGTGCCAAAAAATGTATGAAAATTTCCCAGGTTCCCCTTTTTCTTAAACCATAAGAATAAATATGGGTGGTTTTAATAGGCTATTGTAACCAGATAAACATTACCCAAAATAAAGTTGTTTGAATCATAACTGATTTTTATTTCTCATGTTTACTATGATAAAGTGAGAATATGATGCCAGATTGCCTCATTCTCTTTTGAATATTAAATGAATAAACCCGATAGATTTAATCTTGATTTTAGAATGGGTTAAATATTTTCGTCCTTTCCAATCTGTAGAAACAGTTTTAATTTCGTGCTTTTTCATAAGGGCTGAATCAGCTTTTAACACGCTTACAGGAGTATCGATTGCCGTTACAATAAGAATGTTACTTTGGCTCAAGGTTCAAGTAATTGAGGTGAAATTTTTCAAGAAAGAACGAACCATTCAAAATGGATTAATCATTTTTTGCAAGTCAATTAAAACACAAAAACACAACCATTATTTGAGGAATTCTTCCATAAATCGTGGAATTTTTTCCTCAGCTCCATATGCCAATCTGCTGTTTTTTTACAACTAATAAACGATATGGTTTATTTCTGTATTCATACAAAAAAGAACATTTTAATTAAAGGAACAAATATGGTAATGGTTTGGCAAAGTATACATTTCTGATTTATTTTCATTTAATACTACTTGTTATCTAACAAATTTGTGCCAAAAATCAGGAGTATTAAAAGTTCATCTATTATTCCACGCATATGAACCGATAGGCGTGATAGCTCCAATTTGGCATTTACTTTATTCTTCTGATTAGCTGCTACTTATAATAGAAAACAGTCATGAAAAATTAATGTTATCTTAAAACCACTTCTCAACAGATATTACTAAAAAAATCAATAAAGTGTGGAAAATAAGCTCACAAATTGTGGAATCTCATCACTTTAGATTAGAATTTTAAAATTATACATTCAGATTCCCACAAACGTAATCATCTGTCTATCAATACATAATAAAAAACAACATATAGAAGTGTTTCAATGAGTTGAATGCGGCATATTGATTGATTTATTACTAATTGTTCGTTTGAATGAACGATTTGAAGAGCGTTTAAACGAACTGGAATGAAACGGTTTGAAATTATTTAAAACTCAATAAATTATAAGTTATGAAAACATTAACGTACCTTTTATTAGTAGTATTCAATTTATATGCAGCTAACCTAATGGCGCAGGAGACCAAATGGGTGGCCGATAAAGCCCATACAAAAATTAAATTTTCGGCAACTCATATGGCAATTTCCGATGTAGACGGTAAATTTTCCGATTACAATGTAGAAGTTTTTGCTGACGGGCAAGATTTTGATGGAGCTAACGTAAAAGTGACTATTGATGCAAAAAGTATTGATACCGACAATTCAAAAAGAGACGAACATCTTCGTTCTGATGAGTTTTTAGGTGTGAGCCAATACCCTGAAATAAAATTTACCGGTAAATTAAAAGAAAATTCTATTGATGGTGAATATACGCTTGACGGTGTGTTAACCATCCGCGATGTTTCCAAAACAGCACAATTAAATGTTGTACACAAAGGAACAGTAGAAGCAATGGGAGCTGTACGTGCCGGCTTTAAAATTACCGGAACCATTGACCGGTTTGACTACAACGTAGACTGGAACAAAACGTTTACGAGCGGATTAGTAGTAGGTAAAAAAGTTGATATTGTTTGTGATATTGAGCTGAATAAAGCCAAAGAATAGTGATAAGCTAGAACACATTCGTTATAAAATGGAAAGAGCTGTGGAAAAGGAACATTTCCCTGACATCAGCTCTTTTTTTATGTAAATACAATTGCCATTTAGCATTTCCAGTTACACCGTATGCTACTTTGCCGCCGACCTCAAAGGGAGAGAAGATCGATCGCCTTTGCCGGCTTTGATATTACTTATTAAATTAACTACAGGATATACAGCATCTGCCGGTGCACCTTGCGGAGGCTCCCCGGATGTAGATATTTTTCCCCAATTTCCCTTATTTTCTACAATAACTAAAATTAAATCGGATTAGTGAAAAACAGAAAGCCAGGCTGAAAGGGCTGTAAAAAATTGATTAATAGCCAATTCGTATTGTGTCGTATTTAAAAGGCATAACCCTTGTGTTATATTTTATATAACATTTTTAAAAGAAAAGCTCAATGAAAACTTTATTAGCAATTGTAAACGCGCCAAAAGAATCAAAAGAATTTTTACGTTATGTGGCCGGGATGGCCGTTAACCTTGCCGCAGAAGTAAAAGTATTATATGTTCACACACCACCAAACTACCCATATGGATTAGCAGCCTCTGTTGATGTAGCTTCATTGCAAGTTGAAGAAAATCTCAAAGAGTTAATTGAAGAAACAGACAGAATATTGGAAAAAGATATTGATGAAATAACGAAGGAAATACAGAGTCCTGTTTTTACCGGATTTTCATCAGAAATCGGATTAACAACAACGGTTGCCAAAAAATTTGTTTCGGGCGAAAAGATAGATATGGTATTACTGGAAGGTCAGCAAGATTATGGTTTTTGGATGCAATCTCCTACAAATTTAGATGTAATTTCAGTACTTGAATGTCCGGTTTGGATTATTCCTAAAGGTGCAATATACCTGCCATTTTCAGAAATTGTATATGCTACCGATTATAATGAAGAAGATATAATAAACTTAAAAAAACTGATCAGCTTATTTCCTCATTTAGAACCAAACATTACTGCTTTGCATATTACCGATAGTGTTGATTTTGAGGAGCGGGTAAAAAAAGAAGGTTTTTTAGAAATGCTCCAGTCGAAAACCTCGTACAAAAATCTTACTGTTAAAACCGTACATAAAAGTAAAGACAAAGAAACAATTCAACTAGTAAACGATTTTGCACTCAGTAACAGAGCCGATTTATTGGTAATGCTAAAAGAGAACAAGTCATTTCTCGAACGAATTTTTACGAAGAACCAA
It includes:
- a CDS encoding YceI family protein, with product MKTLTYLLLVVFNLYAANLMAQETKWVADKAHTKIKFSATHMAISDVDGKFSDYNVEVFADGQDFDGANVKVTIDAKSIDTDNSKRDEHLRSDEFLGVSQYPEIKFTGKLKENSIDGEYTLDGVLTIRDVSKTAQLNVVHKGTVEAMGAVRAGFKITGTIDRFDYNVDWNKTFTSGLVVGKKVDIVCDIELNKAKE
- a CDS encoding adenine nucleotide alpha hydrolase family protein — protein: MKTLLAIVNAPKESKEFLRYVAGMAVNLAAEVKVLYVHTPPNYPYGLAASVDVASLQVEENLKELIEETDRILEKDIDEITKEIQSPVFTGFSSEIGLTTTVAKKFVSGEKIDMVLLEGQQDYGFWMQSPTNLDVISVLECPVWIIPKGAIYLPFSEIVYATDYNEEDIINLKKLISLFPHLEPNITALHITDSVDFEERVKKEGFLEMLQSKTSYKNLTVKTVHKSKDKETIQLVNDFALSNRADLLVMLKENKSFLERIFTKNQTKETLKTTDLPLLVYHEKE